A stretch of Methylogaea oryzae DNA encodes these proteins:
- a CDS encoding virulence RhuM family protein, with translation MSDLILYTSDDGQARINLRVEAGSVWLTQLEIAELFQTSKQNVSLHAKNIFTEGELSPDSVVKESLTTAADGKSYRTQLYHLELILAIGYRIRSPRGTQFRQWATRHLKEFLTKGFVMDDERLKNPGGWDYFDELLARIREIRASEKRFYQKVRDLFALSSDYRVREKETQLFFAEVQNKLLYAACGLTAAELIVQRAESGAPNMALTHFSGSRVRKQDVIIAKNYLTGDEIDTLNRLVVIFLEQAELRVKKQGDLSLDFWRNHVDGMLAFNGQPVLQGSGSVSHEEMVRIAHGRYDLFDRNRRATEAQEAEAADIQEIERLEKKLKSNPAAKSKKTT, from the coding sequence ATGAGCGACCTGATTCTTTATACCTCTGACGACGGTCAAGCCAGAATCAATCTGCGGGTGGAGGCGGGTAGCGTCTGGCTGACTCAACTCGAAATCGCCGAACTGTTCCAGACCTCCAAGCAGAATGTCTCGCTTCACGCCAAGAACATCTTTACGGAAGGCGAGTTAAGCCCTGATTCAGTTGTCAAGGAATCCTTGACAACTGCTGCCGACGGCAAGAGCTACCGCACCCAGCTTTACCATCTGGAACTGATTCTGGCCATTGGCTATCGCATCCGCTCGCCACGCGGCACCCAGTTCCGTCAGTGGGCTACCCGGCACCTCAAGGAGTTTCTAACGAAGGGTTTTGTCATGGATGACGAGCGCCTCAAGAACCCCGGTGGCTGGGATTATTTCGACGAACTACTGGCGCGCATCCGGGAGATTCGCGCCTCGGAAAAGCGGTTTTACCAGAAGGTGCGCGACCTGTTTGCGCTCAGCTCGGATTACCGTGTACGGGAAAAGGAGACGCAGCTATTCTTCGCCGAGGTCCAGAACAAACTCCTTTACGCCGCCTGTGGGCTGACGGCAGCAGAGCTGATTGTGCAACGCGCCGAGTCAGGAGCGCCGAACATGGCGCTCACGCATTTCAGCGGTTCTCGCGTGCGCAAGCAGGATGTCATCATCGCCAAGAATTATCTCACGGGAGACGAAATCGACACGCTGAACCGGCTGGTGGTTATTTTTCTGGAACAGGCAGAGCTACGGGTAAAAAAGCAGGGCGATCTGTCGCTCGATTTCTGGCGCAATCATGTGGATGGCATGCTGGCATTCAACGGTCAGCCGGTTTTGCAAGGCTCCGGCTCGGTGAGCCATGAAGAGATGGTGCGTATCGCGCACGGGCGCTATGACTTATTTGATCGAAACCGCCGCGCCACCGAGGCGCAGGAGGCGGAGGCCGCCGACATTCAGGAAATTGAGCGTCTGGAAAAAAAACTTAAATCCAACCCGGCGGCAAAATCGAAGAAGACAACATGA
- a CDS encoding NADH-quinone oxidoreductase subunit B family protein — translation MLSLYRKIFTTGVLTEDVPRPPLEPEVEAVGVQLKAAIDRRFAGSLAIRQVDAGSCNGCELEIHALNNVYYDIERFGVHFVASPRHADVLLVTGPVSRHMEAALRRTYEAAADPKWVIAAGDCAACGGEFGVSYASCGAVSNVIPVHAVIPGCPPAPAELLRGILGLF, via the coding sequence ATGCTCAGCCTGTACCGCAAAATCTTCACTACCGGCGTGCTGACGGAGGACGTTCCCCGCCCGCCCCTGGAGCCGGAAGTGGAAGCCGTCGGCGTCCAACTCAAGGCCGCCATCGACCGCCGTTTCGCCGGCAGCCTCGCCATCCGCCAGGTGGACGCCGGTTCGTGCAACGGCTGCGAACTGGAAATCCACGCCCTCAACAACGTCTATTACGACATCGAACGCTTCGGCGTGCACTTCGTCGCCTCGCCGCGCCACGCCGACGTGCTGCTGGTGACGGGGCCCGTGTCGCGCCACATGGAAGCCGCCCTGCGCCGCACGTACGAGGCCGCCGCCGATCCCAAGTGGGTGATCGCTGCGGGCGATTGCGCCGCCTGCGGCGGCGAGTTCGGCGTGTCCTACGCCAGTTGCGGCGCCGTGAGCAACGTCATTCCGGTGCATGCCGTCATTCCCGGCTGTCCGCCGGCTCCCGCCGAGCTGCTGCGGGGCATACTCGGCTTATTTTGA
- a CDS encoding GIY-YIG nuclease family protein has translation MAEMDDDALLEALGVEVAPLKASSRTPREERIIAGFEDILRFHQTHGRAPLHGEGRDIFERLYAVRLDQLRKLPEARALLAELDGPGLLSGAAAADVNGLDEDALLAELGIGDKPADQNDITVLRHVRSSTEKRAAEEIADRTPCADFDKFQPLFEQVERELKAGVRQSRQFGRDSSFKVGNFFVLGGLLVYVAEQGDIFRTGNNEQDARLRVIYSNGTESNLLMRSLQRALYKDENARMLTGTDMGPLFGDALEPDDIETGTIYVLRSLSSHPFVAEHRELIHKIGVTGGNVEARIANAEKDATYLLADVEVVATYKLHNLNRTRLENIFHRLFGAVQLDLTIEDRFGHPVKPREWFLVPLHVIDEAVQRIRDGSITEAVYDPKTAQLAG, from the coding sequence ATGGCTGAGATGGACGATGACGCGCTGCTCGAAGCACTGGGCGTGGAGGTTGCCCCGCTCAAGGCTTCCAGCCGAACCCCGCGCGAAGAGCGCATCATCGCCGGATTCGAGGACATCCTGCGCTTCCATCAGACCCACGGCCGCGCCCCGCTGCATGGTGAGGGCCGCGACATCTTCGAGCGCCTGTATGCCGTGCGTCTCGATCAGCTACGCAAATTGCCGGAAGCGCGAGCCCTTCTGGCTGAGCTGGATGGCCCGGGTCTGCTGTCTGGTGCGGCAGCGGCCGATGTGAATGGCCTGGATGAGGACGCCTTGCTAGCGGAGTTGGGTATTGGCGATAAACCAGCCGACCAGAACGACATTACCGTGCTGCGCCATGTACGCTCCAGCACCGAAAAGCGTGCGGCCGAGGAAATCGCCGACCGTACGCCGTGTGCGGATTTTGACAAGTTCCAGCCTCTGTTCGAGCAGGTGGAGCGGGAACTGAAGGCGGGTGTGCGCCAGTCCCGCCAGTTTGGGCGTGACTCCAGCTTTAAGGTAGGCAATTTCTTTGTCTTGGGTGGTTTGCTGGTTTATGTGGCCGAACAGGGCGATATCTTTCGTACGGGCAATAACGAGCAGGATGCGCGCCTGCGCGTGATTTACTCCAACGGCACCGAAAGCAATCTGTTGATGCGCTCGCTACAGCGCGCACTCTACAAAGACGAAAACGCTCGCATGTTGACTGGCACCGACATGGGGCCGTTGTTTGGCGATGCGCTGGAACCGGACGACATTGAAACCGGAACCATCTATGTACTGCGCAGTCTCTCCAGCCATCCATTCGTCGCTGAGCACCGAGAGTTGATCCACAAGATCGGCGTAACCGGCGGTAACGTAGAGGCTCGCATCGCCAACGCGGAAAAGGATGCCACCTACCTATTGGCCGACGTGGAGGTGGTTGCCACCTACAAGCTCCACAATCTGAACCGCACCAGGCTGGAAAACATCTTCCACCGCTTGTTCGGTGCAGTACAGCTCGACTTGACTATCGAAGATCGATTTGGACATCCGGTGAAACCGAGGGAATGGTTTCTGGTGCCACTCCATGTTATTGACGAAGCGGTTCAGCGCATTCGGGATGGGTCGATTACCGAAGCGGTCTATGACCCAAAGACGGCCCAGTTGGCTGGTTGA
- a CDS encoding DEAD/DEAH box helicase — protein MSNQTNPTNTYTVPSVSITTARTGASSKANELGMRAMQERAYAKRGEQYLLIKSPPASGKSRALMFIALDKLHNQGLRQAIIVVPERSIGGSFADEPLSQYGFYWDWRVAPQWNLCNAPGIDEPRVAKSKVEAVRRFLDGDDQVLVCTHATFRFAVEELGIEAFDNRLIAVDEFHHVSSNPGNVLGNQLGAFIARDKVHIVAMTGSYFRGDSEAVLAPTDEAKFETVTYTYYEQLNGYNWLKSLDIGYFFYTGRYVEAVEKVLDPALKTIVHIPNVNARESLKDKEREVNEIMHALGDWKGIDPATGFHLIQTGTGRTLKVADLVDDSDLAQRSRVLAALKDPAQKNNRDHVDIIIALGMAKEGFDWIWCEHALTIGYRSSLTEIVQIIGRATRDAEGKEKARFTNLIAEPAADQAAVAEAVNDMLKAISASLLMEQVLAPRYEFTPKNQGPLEGFDYGERGYQEGGHNIGVNTSTGQIHLEINGLATPQSPEATRICKEDLNEVVTSFLQDKTVLERGLFDKENTLPEELTQLRMGKIVRERYPELSEADQEAIRQHAIAAMNVTQQAKLALAQADAEGTGQGSTALLDGVRRFVNVRDLDIDLIDRINPFDAAYAVLAKAMDEKSLRQVQASIAAKKVSIPEDEARDLAKRALLFKLERGRLPDINAADPFEKLLAQGVAALARYRAQAKAAQGASGNG, from the coding sequence GTGAGCAACCAGACCAACCCCACCAACACCTACACCGTGCCCTCGGTCTCCATCACCACGGCGCGCACCGGCGCATCGAGCAAAGCCAACGAGCTGGGCATGCGCGCCATGCAGGAGCGCGCCTACGCCAAGCGGGGCGAACAATACTTGCTGATTAAGTCTCCGCCGGCCTCGGGCAAATCCCGCGCGCTGATGTTCATCGCCTTGGACAAGCTCCACAACCAGGGATTGCGCCAGGCCATCATCGTGGTGCCGGAACGTTCCATCGGCGGTAGCTTTGCCGACGAGCCTTTGAGCCAGTACGGTTTTTACTGGGATTGGCGGGTGGCGCCGCAATGGAATCTGTGCAACGCCCCCGGCATCGACGAGCCGAGAGTGGCGAAGTCCAAGGTGGAGGCGGTGCGCAGGTTTTTGGATGGCGACGACCAGGTACTGGTCTGCACCCATGCCACCTTTCGCTTCGCGGTGGAGGAGCTGGGCATCGAGGCGTTCGACAACCGGCTGATCGCCGTGGACGAGTTCCACCACGTCTCCAGCAACCCGGGCAACGTGCTGGGCAACCAGCTGGGCGCGTTCATCGCCCGCGACAAGGTGCATATCGTCGCCATGACCGGCTCGTATTTCCGGGGCGACAGCGAGGCGGTGCTGGCGCCGACGGATGAAGCCAAGTTCGAGACGGTGACCTACACCTATTACGAACAGCTCAACGGCTACAACTGGCTTAAGTCGCTGGATATCGGCTATTTCTTCTACACGGGCCGTTATGTGGAGGCCGTCGAAAAAGTGCTGGACCCGGCTCTGAAAACCATCGTCCACATTCCCAACGTCAACGCCCGCGAAAGCCTGAAAGACAAGGAGCGGGAGGTAAACGAGATCATGCATGCCCTGGGCGACTGGAAGGGCATCGACCCGGCCACCGGCTTTCACCTGATACAAACCGGTACCGGCCGTACGCTGAAGGTGGCGGACCTGGTGGACGACAGCGACCTGGCCCAGCGCTCCCGCGTGCTGGCCGCGCTGAAAGACCCGGCGCAGAAGAACAACCGCGACCATGTGGACATCATCATCGCCTTAGGGATGGCGAAGGAAGGCTTCGACTGGATTTGGTGCGAGCACGCCCTGACCATCGGCTATCGCAGCAGCCTGACCGAGATCGTGCAGATCATCGGCCGCGCCACCCGCGATGCCGAGGGCAAGGAGAAAGCGCGCTTCACCAACCTGATCGCCGAACCGGCCGCCGATCAGGCCGCCGTGGCGGAGGCGGTGAACGATATGCTCAAGGCCATCTCCGCCAGCCTGCTGATGGAACAGGTGCTGGCGCCGCGCTATGAATTCACGCCCAAGAATCAAGGCCCGCTGGAGGGCTTCGATTACGGCGAACGGGGTTACCAGGAAGGCGGTCACAACATTGGGGTGAATACGAGCACCGGCCAGATTCATCTGGAGATCAACGGGCTGGCGACGCCGCAAAGCCCGGAGGCGACGCGCATTTGCAAGGAGGATTTGAACGAAGTCGTCACCAGTTTCTTGCAGGACAAAACCGTGTTGGAGCGCGGCCTGTTCGACAAGGAGAATACGCTTCCCGAAGAGCTGACGCAGTTGCGCATGGGCAAGATCGTGCGCGAACGCTATCCGGAGTTGAGCGAGGCCGACCAGGAGGCCATCCGCCAACACGCCATCGCCGCCATGAACGTTACCCAGCAAGCAAAGCTCGCCTTGGCCCAGGCCGATGCGGAAGGCACCGGGCAAGGCAGCACGGCCTTGCTGGACGGGGTGCGTCGTTTCGTCAATGTGCGCGACCTGGACATCGACCTGATCGACCGCATCAATCCCTTCGATGCCGCCTATGCGGTGCTGGCGAAGGCGATGGACGAGAAGTCGTTGCGCCAGGTGCAGGCCAGCATTGCCGCCAAGAAGGTGAGCATCCCCGAGGACGAAGCCCGCGATTTGGCGAAGCGCGCCTTGCTGTTCAAGCTCGAACGTGGCCGCCTGCCGGACATCAACGCCGCCGACCCGTTTGAAAAACTCTTGGCCCAAGGCGTGGCCGCACTGGCGAGATACCGCGCCCAGGCCAAGGCGGCACAAGGAGCGTCCGGGAATGGCTGA
- a CDS encoding DUF1016 N-terminal domain-containing protein: MSRKKKTTTAAMQASDMPQYAELLGEIKQRIRHAQTRAWMAVSAELIRLYWRIGQVIDSRQQQEGYGTAVIPRLARDLHNELPEEKGFSERNIKRMLAFYRLYPHAALESELVPQAVAQAELHPASSAALPVVDFPAPLLLAIPWGHHAVLMEKVRDAAARQWYMRAALDNGWSRYLLLEHIDSASHQRAGRAANNFLLRLPAPDSAMVQQTLKDPYIQLRADARPTRRIGVQPAQHRADRARAGWRQHTYGG; the protein is encoded by the coding sequence ATGAGCCGCAAGAAAAAGACAACCACGGCTGCGATGCAGGCGTCCGATATGCCTCAATACGCCGAGTTGCTGGGCGAGATCAAGCAGCGCATCCGCCATGCCCAGACCCGCGCCTGGATGGCCGTCAGCGCCGAGTTGATCCGTCTTTACTGGCGCATCGGACAGGTGATCGACAGCCGCCAGCAGCAGGAAGGCTACGGCACGGCGGTGATTCCTCGGCTGGCCCGTGACCTGCACAACGAGTTGCCGGAAGAGAAGGGGTTTTCCGAACGCAACATCAAACGCATGCTGGCGTTTTACCGTCTTTATCCCCATGCGGCGCTGGAATCCGAGCTTGTGCCACAGGCTGTGGCGCAAGCGGAATTGCATCCCGCAAGCTCGGCCGCCTTGCCAGTGGTGGACTTCCCCGCCCCGTTGCTGCTGGCCATCCCATGGGGCCACCACGCGGTATTGATGGAAAAGGTGAGGGACGCCGCCGCGCGACAGTGGTACATGCGGGCCGCGCTGGACAACGGCTGGAGCCGTTACCTGCTGTTGGAGCACATCGATTCCGCCAGCCACCAGCGGGCCGGCCGGGCCGCCAACAACTTTTTGCTGCGCCTGCCCGCACCGGATTCGGCCATGGTGCAGCAGACGCTGAAAGATCCCTATATACAGCTACGAGCTGACGCGCGCCCTACCCGCCGAATTGGAGTCCAGCCTGCCCAGCATCGAGCAGATCGAGCGCGAGCTGGCTGGCGACAACACACTTATGGAGGATGA
- a CDS encoding NADH-quinone oxidoreductase subunit C, whose amino-acid sequence MHLAAVLQEQGIVVRPLQPSPLAPAELLEIDAFDWGRAAELAQPVGWRWVAAWAEDEGERLSVSACLEKHGGYTVLRTRVDSGHPALPSQAAYYVAADRPERHMQDLFGIRFSGHPDGRRWTRHQAWGEGSFPLRKAYPLAGTPPEQTPPDSGYPFLKAQGHGVYEIPVGPVHAGIIEPGHFRFQAVGEMVLNLEERLGYVHKGIEKLAEGRTPEALARLAGRVSGDTAVGHAFAACQAMERAAGIEAPARAAFIRGILAERERVANHLWDLGAICNDVGFAFANYQFGRLRELWLRDNLALFGHRLLMDRVVPGGAAVDVDGEGIKRMRASIAFLRRELDELLPILDANSSLEDRLLGAGVLSAEDAAALGALGFVGRASGQRFDVRHDAPYAPYDRFPVKVPLEEQGDVASRFWVRYKEIRVALRLLERLLEELPAGALTVPWQAPPAGAEGLGMVEGWRGEILCFVRFGADGAIGRYYPRDPSTVNWPALEKLIHGNIVPDFPVCNKSVNGSYSGQDL is encoded by the coding sequence TTGCATCTAGCCGCCGTGCTGCAGGAACAGGGCATCGTGGTGCGCCCGTTGCAGCCCAGCCCCCTGGCGCCGGCGGAGCTGCTGGAAATCGACGCTTTTGATTGGGGCAGGGCGGCTGAGCTGGCCCAGCCGGTCGGCTGGCGCTGGGTAGCGGCCTGGGCGGAAGACGAGGGCGAGCGTCTTTCCGTCAGCGCCTGCTTGGAAAAGCACGGCGGCTATACCGTGCTGCGCACCCGCGTGGACAGCGGCCACCCGGCGCTGCCGTCCCAGGCTGCCTATTACGTGGCGGCGGACAGGCCGGAGCGGCACATGCAGGACCTGTTCGGCATCCGCTTCAGCGGCCATCCCGACGGCCGCCGCTGGACGCGCCACCAAGCCTGGGGAGAGGGCAGCTTTCCCCTGCGCAAAGCCTATCCCTTGGCCGGTACGCCGCCGGAACAAACGCCGCCGGATTCGGGCTACCCATTCCTCAAGGCCCAGGGCCACGGCGTTTACGAAATCCCCGTCGGGCCGGTGCATGCCGGCATCATCGAGCCGGGCCATTTCCGCTTCCAGGCGGTGGGCGAGATGGTGCTGAACCTGGAAGAGCGGCTCGGTTACGTGCACAAAGGCATCGAAAAGCTCGCCGAAGGGCGCACGCCGGAAGCCTTGGCGCGCCTGGCCGGGAGGGTGTCCGGCGACACCGCCGTGGGGCACGCCTTCGCCGCCTGCCAAGCCATGGAAAGGGCGGCCGGCATCGAGGCGCCGGCCCGCGCCGCCTTCATCCGCGGCATTCTGGCCGAGCGGGAGCGGGTCGCCAACCACTTGTGGGACCTGGGCGCCATTTGCAACGACGTGGGTTTCGCCTTCGCCAATTACCAGTTCGGCCGCTTGCGGGAGCTGTGGCTGCGCGACAACCTAGCGCTGTTCGGCCATCGCTTGCTGATGGACCGCGTCGTGCCCGGTGGCGCGGCGGTGGATGTGGATGGGGAAGGGATTAAACGCATGCGCGCTTCCATCGCCTTCCTGCGCCGGGAGCTGGACGAGCTGTTGCCCATCCTCGACGCTAATTCCTCCCTGGAAGACCGCTTGCTCGGCGCCGGCGTGTTGAGCGCGGAAGATGCGGCGGCCCTGGGTGCGCTGGGGTTCGTCGGGCGCGCCAGCGGCCAGCGTTTCGACGTGCGCCACGACGCGCCCTACGCGCCCTACGACCGCTTCCCGGTGAAAGTGCCGCTGGAAGAGCAGGGCGACGTGGCCTCGCGCTTCTGGGTGCGCTACAAGGAAATCCGCGTCGCCTTGCGTTTGCTCGAACGGCTGTTGGAGGAGCTCCCGGCCGGGGCGTTGACGGTTCCTTGGCAAGCGCCGCCGGCGGGCGCCGAAGGGCTGGGGATGGTGGAGGGCTGGCGCGGCGAAATTCTCTGCTTCGTGCGCTTCGGCGCGGACGGCGCGATCGGCCGCTATTACCCGCGCGACCCCAGCACCGTCAACTGGCCGGCGCTGGAAAAGCTCATCCACGGCAATATCGTTCCCGACTTCCCCGTGTGCAACAAATCGGTGAACGGTTCCTACTCCGGCCAGGATTTGTAA
- a CDS encoding class I SAM-dependent DNA methyltransferase, translating into MNAVEIEAAISDLALQAFDAAEFPFAFLAAFGNKETALKRLRAGNASDVPGGVLQRNNIHIAVCEAGAVGETLKALRASPATAKAKPKFILATDGQTLEAEELAGGETIACAYPDFPNHLGFFLPLAGISTIKEIKDNPIDVRATGRLNKLYVELLRENPDWAVAERRPDMNHFMARLIFCFFAEDTDIFNGDGLFTETVKQMGENNGSNTHQVLSEIFRAMNIKPAERGNAEPRLPTWADGFPYVNGGLFSGGTETPRFTRMARTYLIHAGSLNWKQINPDIFGSMIQAVADDEERGALGMHYTSVPNILKVLNPLFLDDLRAALAEAGDNERKLLNLRRRMARIRVFDPACGSGNFLVIAYKQMREIEYEINRRRGETHLKSEIPLTNFRGIELRDFPAEIARLALIIAEFQCDVLYRGQKDALLEFLPLSKENWIICGNALRLDWLSICPPTGTGVKVLADDLFCTPLEQTEIDFENEGGETYICGNPPYKGSQTQTKEQKADLAAVFDPYGISSKQIDYVGGWFMKAAAYAQSTNAESAFVSTNSVCQGRIVPILWPKIFELGSIIRFAHTSFKWANLASHNAGVTVAIVGLSTHATKKCQLCDVGRDGETTVRDATNITPYLTIGENMVVNSQRDSIAGLPQMSFGNMPIDGGNLLLSADEITSLGLGKKDEELFVRRIYGSAEFIRGLVRKCLWITDENLPHALEIDSIRDRINGVKEMRLKSKDAGTKEMASRAHQFREMNCAERHSLILPGVSSESREYLPVGLIDNHSVVSNLAFALYDAPLWNMALIASRLHLVWIATVCGKMKTDFRYSNTLGWNTFPVPLLTEQNKADLTRCAEDILLAREAHFPATIADLYNPDNMPDNLRRAHERNDEVLERIYIGRRFRNDTERLEKLFELYTKMTAAAKPASAARKRKKA; encoded by the coding sequence ATGAACGCAGTAGAAATCGAAGCCGCCATATCCGACCTGGCGCTCCAAGCCTTCGACGCGGCCGAGTTCCCCTTCGCTTTCCTGGCCGCCTTCGGCAACAAGGAAACGGCTCTCAAGCGCCTGCGCGCCGGCAACGCCTCGGATGTGCCCGGCGGCGTGCTCCAGCGCAACAACATCCATATTGCCGTGTGCGAAGCCGGCGCCGTGGGCGAAACCCTCAAGGCCTTGCGTGCCAGCCCGGCCACCGCCAAGGCCAAGCCTAAGTTTATCCTCGCCACCGACGGGCAGACCCTGGAAGCCGAAGAACTGGCCGGCGGCGAGACCATCGCCTGCGCCTACCCGGACTTTCCCAATCATCTCGGGTTCTTCCTGCCGCTGGCCGGCATCTCCACCATCAAGGAGATCAAGGACAACCCCATTGATGTGCGCGCCACCGGGCGGCTGAACAAGCTCTACGTCGAACTGCTGCGGGAAAATCCGGACTGGGCCGTCGCCGAGCGCCGCCCGGACATGAACCACTTCATGGCGCGGCTGATCTTCTGCTTCTTCGCCGAAGACACCGACATCTTCAACGGCGATGGCCTGTTTACCGAGACCGTGAAGCAGATGGGCGAGAACAACGGTTCCAACACCCATCAGGTGCTGTCCGAAATTTTCCGCGCCATGAACATCAAACCCGCCGAGCGCGGTAACGCCGAACCCCGTTTGCCCACCTGGGCCGATGGCTTTCCTTACGTGAACGGCGGCCTGTTCTCCGGCGGCACCGAAACGCCCCGCTTCACCCGCATGGCCCGCACCTACCTGATCCATGCCGGCAGCCTGAACTGGAAGCAGATCAACCCGGACATCTTCGGCAGCATGATCCAGGCCGTGGCCGACGACGAAGAGCGCGGCGCCTTAGGCATGCACTACACCAGCGTGCCCAACATCCTCAAGGTATTGAACCCGCTGTTCCTGGACGACCTGCGCGCCGCTTTGGCCGAGGCTGGCGACAACGAGCGTAAGTTGCTCAATCTGCGCCGCCGCATGGCGCGCATCCGCGTGTTCGACCCGGCCTGCGGCAGCGGCAATTTCTTGGTCATCGCCTATAAGCAGATGCGGGAGATCGAATACGAAATCAACCGGCGCCGGGGCGAAACCCACCTGAAATCGGAAATCCCGCTGACCAACTTCCGCGGCATCGAACTGCGCGATTTCCCGGCGGAAATCGCCCGGCTGGCCCTCATCATCGCCGAATTCCAGTGCGACGTGCTGTATCGCGGGCAAAAGGACGCACTGCTGGAATTCCTGCCCTTGTCGAAGGAAAACTGGATCATTTGCGGCAATGCGCTGCGGCTGGATTGGTTGAGCATCTGTCCGCCGACGGGGACGGGTGTGAAGGTGCTCGCCGACGATTTGTTTTGCACTCCGCTGGAGCAGACGGAAATCGATTTTGAGAACGAGGGCGGGGAGACTTATATCTGCGGGAATCCGCCGTACAAAGGTAGTCAGACACAAACCAAAGAACAGAAAGCCGACTTGGCTGCGGTTTTTGATCCGTACGGCATTTCATCAAAGCAGATTGACTACGTTGGAGGTTGGTTCATGAAGGCTGCGGCCTACGCACAGTCAACAAACGCAGAATCGGCTTTCGTAAGCACGAACTCAGTTTGCCAAGGGCGCATAGTGCCAATTTTGTGGCCGAAGATTTTCGAGTTGGGTTCAATCATTCGCTTTGCGCACACCTCATTCAAGTGGGCCAATCTTGCCAGTCACAACGCTGGCGTCACGGTTGCCATCGTTGGTCTCTCAACGCACGCGACCAAGAAGTGCCAGCTTTGCGATGTGGGCCGCGATGGCGAAACTACGGTTCGAGATGCAACAAACATCACGCCCTATCTAACCATCGGCGAAAACATGGTTGTGAATAGCCAGCGCGATAGCATTGCTGGCTTGCCGCAAATGTCCTTCGGCAACATGCCGATTGACGGAGGAAATCTTCTTCTTTCGGCAGATGAGATCACTTCGCTTGGGTTGGGTAAAAAGGACGAAGAATTATTTGTTCGGCGTATTTATGGCTCGGCGGAGTTTATTCGTGGCCTTGTTCGTAAATGTCTCTGGATTACCGATGAAAACTTACCGCATGCATTGGAAATAGATTCGATTCGTGATCGAATCAATGGCGTTAAAGAAATGCGTCTTAAGAGTAAAGACGCTGGCACGAAAGAAATGGCATCGCGTGCCCATCAGTTCAGGGAAATGAATTGCGCTGAAAGGCATAGCCTGATTCTGCCCGGTGTTTCTTCGGAAAGCCGTGAGTATCTTCCGGTTGGACTTATTGACAACCATTCCGTTGTCAGTAATCTCGCCTTCGCCCTCTACGACGCCCCCCTCTGGAATATGGCCCTCATCGCCTCCCGCCTGCATCTGGTCTGGATCGCCACCGTCTGCGGCAAGATGAAAACAGACTTCCGCTACTCCAACACCCTGGGCTGGAACACCTTCCCCGTTCCCCTGCTCACCGAGCAGAACAAGGCCGACCTGACCCGCTGCGCCGAGGACATCCTGCTGGCGCGTGAAGCCCATTTCCCCGCTACCATCGCCGACCTGTACAACCCCGACAACATGCCGGACAACCTGCGCCGCGCCCACGAGCGCAACGACGAGGTGCTGGAGCGCATCTACATCGGCCGCCGCTTCAGGAACGACACCGAGCGGCTGGAAAAACTGTTCGAGCTTTATACCAAGATGACGGCGGCGGCCAAGCCAGCGTCCGCTGCAAGGAAGAGGAAAAAAGCATGA